ATTGTTAGCATTTGTATTTTTGACGTTAACTTTTATAAGATCAATTTCTTCATAATGGATTGGTTCTCATCGATGTAGAATAGATAATATGTTCGAGTAGATTAATTACTTATACTATTGACTTAATATTGTTGTCTCTTAACCGTCGCCATACTGAGCCATTTTTGTAACACGTACTACGAAGGTTTTGATGATGCAACTCGTGCtacgttgttgtttttttatagaTACGGAGGACCTCGTTTTTCGTTTTCCGCCAAGGAAAACTAAAAAGCCCACTGTGATCGGGTCTTCATTTTTACAAAACGGCATACCAAACAAACAGAGATAAACAGAAAAAGCGATTATTGCGCCATTTATtgccaagaaaaaagaaaaaaagaccaATAATGTTAGTGGTTTTCTTTTTCTAACACAAGTATGAAAAGTAAACAAAGAGAAATATGGAAAGCAATACATTTGTTTTTTTCTCGCCCCAATTGTAGATAACAGAAACAGTCCGTCAATGTTCACGTATTCGTTTTTCTAACACTAGTATAACAATAAACAAAGATAAACATTGTTTGATTTTTTACTTTTCTCCTAATTATTGGATCGAGAAAAACAAATGTATCTATTAAATGCTTTTCcatgttttcctttgtttattttATGAAAAAACGAAATGTTGGCCTTTTTCATTTTACATACTTGAATATGGAGCAAGAAAAACTAAATCTTAAAGCAATACCTTTTTTcttatttgtattttaatactTGTGTTACCTGCAACTGAAAACGATCATAGTGGGCTTTTTAGTTTTTCCTGGTTGAAATGAAAACgaatgaaactgaaaatttaatatttccgagttccgactgattttgcttgatcgcatcataaaTGTGTTTTGgatggtttttaaaaaaaaaaattgttaagcTTCAAGAAATACAGATTATGTGCTCATGCAGTTAGTCCTATTTAATCCCAATATTGAAGATAGGAGGTAATCGAGGGGGTAAACGTCGGGACAAACGTCAGACGTTCATTATGAAATTTcaatattgaaattcaattaactCTTCCAAAATCATCCTGCCCTTGGCATGTAACCTCTGTGTATAGGTAATATGTTTAATTGTTGCCTAATAATCATGTGATCATTACTTGATCATTCCTGCACATAATCAACTTCGTTAGATGTTTTTATGTGTTTGACAATTTGTTTTCGAAATACTTTAAGCGGTTCATACTTTCTGAGCTACTGCTTTCACCACAATGTCGAAAAGACCGAAAAGTCAAGAAAACCTGCAACGAGTATATATTTGGGCTCTACCACGTACTTTGGGAACAGCTCTTGTGAAATGCTTGAGTTACGTCGATGGCATCCAAATCGTCTATGAGCCCTGTGTTAGCGCGTATCATTATGGTCCTGAAGCCGACACAGAACGGAAATCTTTTGTGGCACAATACATGGAAAATGCTATTGCAAATCAAATGGCACTGGAGAATGCTTTTGATGATGAGAAATGTACATACGACTGGATAAAGCATGAACTAGAAGCAGATTATCCTGGAAAGAAAAGTCTTCTTGTTAAAGACATCGTATATTGTTTGGACGAAAAGTACGATGTGCTTCCAGCTGGATTTCGTTACGCTTTCCTAATCCGTCATCCATATAGGGTGTTACCATCTTGGAAATCTATTGTTGGTCGACTTCTGCCAGAGGATATTGATATCAATTACATATCTATGAAGGATTTTCACAAATTCAACAACCAACCAGAAGCATATGAAATGCAGTATAATCTTTTTAACTATATTAAAGAAAACCTGGATCCGAATGTCGTTGTGATAGATGCTGATGACCTTCAAAGCAACCCTTCGTCGATCTTGCGTCAGTTCTGTCAAGGAGTTGGAATACCGTACGATGACAGTTTACTGAAATGGCCGGGTGACCAGGATATAGTAAAAGCATGGAAAGCATCTCGTATAAATCTGCAGGGTAATTTCCTGCAAAATGAAGGTGGCTTCTACGAGGCGGCTTTAAAGAGCACACATTTTTTCCCGGCAAGACCTCTACCCGATCGCAGTGAATTGCCGAAAGATATTCAAGATGCCGCTGATTATTCTATGCAGTTTTATGACAAAATGCGGGAAATGTGCCTGAAACCATAACTTGGAAATGGCTGTCTGtgaacacaaaaacgtttttaaaacgttttaaacaagttgtattttgggttttgattcaggtaaaaacgttttaataatattaaatgtcgggttatataaaggtcatgaaaatgctttgaaacgttttgtatga
This DNA window, taken from Amphiura filiformis chromosome 16, Afil_fr2py, whole genome shotgun sequence, encodes the following:
- the LOC140172535 gene encoding uncharacterized protein, with amino-acid sequence MSKRPKSQENLQRVYIWALPRTLGTALVKCLSYVDGIQIVYEPCVSAYHYGPEADTERKSFVAQYMENAIANQMALENAFDDEKCTYDWIKHELEADYPGKKSLLVKDIVYCLDEKYDVLPAGFRYAFLIRHPYRVLPSWKSIVGRLLPEDIDINYISMKDFHKFNNQPEAYEMQYNLFNYIKENLDPNVVVIDADDLQSNPSSILRQFCQGVGIPYDDSLLKWPGDQDIVKAWKASRINLQGNFLQNEGGFYEAALKSTHFFPARPLPDRSELPKDIQDAADYSMQFYDKMREMCLKP